Proteins encoded by one window of Antechinus flavipes isolate AdamAnt ecotype Samford, QLD, Australia chromosome 4, AdamAnt_v2, whole genome shotgun sequence:
- the GPR61 gene encoding G-protein coupled receptor 61 isoform X2 has translation MESSPLPQPSGNSSTLGLLPLPQGPPGVNGSPEAGHRDVASESVALFFMLLLDLTAVAGNAAVMTVIAKTPALRKFVFVFHLCLVDLLAALTLMPLAMLSSSALFDHALFGETACRLYLFLSVCFVSLAILSVSAINVERYYYVVHPMRYEDWPL, from the exons ATGGagtcctcccctctcccccagcctTCAGGGAACTCCTCTACTCTGGGTCTGCTCCCTCTGCCCCAGGGCCCCCCAGGGGTCAACGGCAGCCCAGAGGCTGGGCATCGGGACGTGGCCTCCGAGTCCGTGGCCCTCTTCTTCATGCTCCTTTTGGACCTGACGGCTGTGGCAGGTAATGCGGCTGTGATGACGGTCATTGCCAAGACGCCCGCCCTGCGCAAATTTGTCTTTGTCTTCCACCTCTGCCTGGTGGACCTGCTGGCTGCCCTGACGCTCATGCCGCTGGCCATGCTCTCCAGCTCGGCCCTCTTTGACCACGCCCTCTTTGGGGAGACCGCCTGCCGCCTCTACCTGTTCCTGAGTGTCTGTTTCGTCAGCTTGGCCATCCTCTCCGTCTCCGCCATCAATGTGGAGCGCTACTACTACGTGGTGCACCCCATGCGCTACGAG GACTGGCCTCTTTGA
- the GPR61 gene encoding G-protein coupled receptor 61 isoform X1, whose amino-acid sequence MASVPVLGRASPEREPPAFPPGCSLQWSHSAYCQLFVVVFAVLYFLLPLLLILVVYCSMFRVARVAAMQHGPLPTWMETPRRRSESLSSRSTMVTSSGPPRTTPHRTFGGGKAAVVLLAVGGQFLLCWLPYFSFHLYVALSAQPLPTQQVESVVTWIGYFCFTSNPFFYGCLNRQIRGELSKQFVCFFKPSPEEELRLPSREGSIEENFLQFLQGTGCATEPWAPQTPVSPKQEPPAVDFRIPGQIAEETSEFLEQQLPSDITVSDGFLHPTLSPQPEP is encoded by the coding sequence ATGGCCTCTGTGCCGGTGTTGGGGAGGGCCTCACCAGAGCGTGAGCCCCCCGCTTTCCCTCCTGGCTGCTCCCTCCAGTGGAGCCACAGTGCCTATTGCCAACTCTTTGTGGTGGTCTTTGCTGTGCTTTATTTTCTGCTGCCCCTGCTCCTCATTCTTGTGGTCTACTGCAGTATGTTCCGTGTGGCCCGGGTGGCTGCCATGCAGCACGGGCCCTTGCCAACCTGGATGGAGACTCCTCGCCGGCGATCTGAGTCACTCAGCAGCCGTTCCACCATGGTGACCAGCTCAGGGCCCCCACGGACCACCCCCCATAGGACCTTTGGTGGGGGGAAGGCAGCTGTGGTCCTGCTGGCTGTGGGAGGCCAGTTCCTACTTTGCTGGCTCCCCTATTTCTCCTTCCATCTTTATGTTGCTCTCAGTGCCCAGCCCCTTCCTACTCAGCAGGTAGAGAGTGTGGTGACCTGGATTGGCTACTTCTGTTTCACTTCCAATCCTTTCTTCTATGGCTGCCTCAACCGACAGATCAGGGGGGAGCTCAGCAAGCAGTTTGTTTGCTTCTTCAAGCCGTCCCCAGAGGAGGAGTTGAGGCTCCCCAGCCGGGAGGGCTCCATAGAGGAGAACTTCCTGCAGTTCCTTCAGGGGACTGGTTGTGCTACTGAGCCCTGGGCTCCTCAGACCCCAGTCAGCCCAAAGCAGGAACCACCAGCTGTGGACTTCCGAATCCCAGGCCAGATTGCCGAAGAGACTTCTGAGTTCTTGGAGCAGCAGCTTCCTAGTGACATCACTGTGTCAGATGGCTTCCTCCATCCGACCCTCTCACCCCAGCCTGAACCATGA